One window of the Streptomyces sp. NBC_00259 genome contains the following:
- a CDS encoding MetQ/NlpA family ABC transporter substrate-binding protein has translation MRNSRKTIKLTAALAATSALALGLSACGTASDPGAKAGSGDKAAESAPLVVAASPTPHADILNFVRTNLADKAGLKLEVKEFTDYVLPNTATQQGQVDANFFQHKPYLDDFNKKNKTTIVPVVNVHLEPLGLYSKKVKSLKDIKPGQTIAVPNDTTNEGRSLQLLAANGLITVKPGVGTNAKLSDITDKKGLEFKELEAATVPRALNDVDAAVINGNYAIEADLKPAEDAIALEKAEGNPYANFLAVKAGNEKDPRVEKLVTLLNSPEVKKYIEDTYAGSVVPAFGAPAK, from the coding sequence GTGCGTAACTCCCGCAAGACCATCAAGCTCACCGCGGCCCTCGCCGCCACCTCCGCCCTCGCCCTCGGCCTCAGCGCCTGCGGCACCGCCTCCGACCCGGGCGCCAAGGCCGGTTCCGGTGACAAGGCCGCCGAGTCCGCGCCGCTGGTCGTCGCCGCGTCCCCGACGCCGCACGCCGACATCCTCAACTTCGTCAGGACGAACCTCGCCGACAAGGCCGGCCTCAAGCTGGAGGTGAAGGAGTTCACGGACTACGTCCTGCCCAACACCGCCACCCAGCAGGGCCAGGTCGACGCCAACTTCTTCCAGCACAAGCCGTACCTGGACGACTTCAACAAGAAGAACAAGACGACCATCGTGCCCGTCGTCAACGTCCACCTCGAGCCGCTCGGCCTGTACTCGAAGAAGGTCAAGTCCCTCAAGGACATCAAGCCCGGCCAGACCATCGCCGTCCCCAACGACACCACCAACGAGGGCCGCTCGCTCCAGCTGCTCGCCGCCAACGGCCTCATCACGGTCAAGCCCGGTGTCGGCACCAACGCCAAGCTGTCCGACATCACCGACAAGAAGGGCCTGGAGTTCAAGGAGCTGGAGGCCGCCACCGTGCCCCGCGCCCTGAACGACGTCGACGCCGCGGTCATCAACGGCAACTACGCGATCGAGGCCGACCTCAAGCCCGCCGAGGACGCCATTGCGCTGGAGAAGGCGGAGGGCAACCCCTATGCCAACTTCCTGGCCGTCAAGGCGGGCAACGAGAAGGACCCGCGCGTCGAGAAGCTCGTGACGCTGCTCAACTCCCCCGAGGTGAAGAAGTACATCGAGGACACCTACGCCGGTTCGGTCGTCCCGGCGTTCGGCGCCCCGGCCAAGT
- a CDS encoding methionine ABC transporter permease, which produces MTWSEMQPLLTQGTLDTLYMVLWSTVATVVGGLPLGILLVLTDKGGLLQNTPVNKFVGVIVNIGRSLPFIILLIALIPFTTVVVGTFIGPTAMIVPLAVGAVPFFARLVETAIREVDHGLVEAVQSMGGSIPTIIRKVLLPQALPSIVAAVTTTVIVLVGYSAMAGAVGGEGLGSKAVTYGFQRFETQFMLITVVILIGIVTAVQLLGDGIVRLLSRRGRTA; this is translated from the coding sequence GTGACGTGGTCGGAGATGCAGCCGCTGCTCACCCAGGGCACCCTCGACACCCTCTACATGGTGTTGTGGTCCACGGTGGCCACCGTCGTCGGCGGACTCCCGCTCGGCATTCTGCTCGTCCTCACCGACAAGGGCGGACTGCTGCAGAACACCCCGGTGAACAAGTTCGTCGGCGTGATCGTGAACATCGGCCGCTCGCTGCCGTTCATCATCCTGCTGATCGCGCTGATCCCCTTCACCACCGTCGTCGTCGGCACCTTCATCGGTCCCACGGCCATGATCGTGCCGCTCGCCGTCGGTGCCGTCCCGTTCTTCGCGCGACTCGTCGAGACGGCGATCCGCGAGGTCGACCACGGGCTGGTCGAGGCCGTCCAGTCCATGGGCGGTTCCATCCCGACGATCATCCGCAAGGTCCTGCTCCCGCAGGCCCTGCCGTCGATCGTCGCCGCCGTCACCACCACCGTGATCGTCCTCGTCGGCTACTCGGCGATGGCGGGCGCGGTCGGCGGCGAGGGCCTCGGGTCCAAGGCCGTCACCTACGGCTTCCAGCGGTTCGAGACCCAGTTCATGCTCATCACCGTCGTCATCCTGATCGGCATCGTCACCGCCGTACAGCTGCTCGGCGACGGGATCGTACGGCTGCTCTCGCGCCGCGGCCGTACCGCCTGA
- a CDS encoding methionine ABC transporter ATP-binding protein — protein sequence MITTTGLTKVYQSRGRDVTALDGVDLHVREGEVFGVIGRSGAGKSSLIRCVNLLERPTSGTVTVDGVDLTALAGRGSRAGKELRQARSRIGMVFQHFNLLSSRSVKDNIELPLEILGVTGAERSRRALELLDLVGLADKAKAYPGQLSGGQKQRVGIARALAGNPKVLLSDEATSALDPETTRSILQLLRDLNQQLGLTVLLITHEMDVVKTVCDSAALMRQGRISESGTVSELLATPGSELAHELFPVTGDATGPDRTVVDVTFHGESATQPVISQLSRTYNVDISILGAAMDTVGGKQIGRMRIELPGRYEDNVVPVGFLREQGLQVEIVEADAPAAVPVQSTEAQDAVLVKETVK from the coding sequence GTGATCACCACCACGGGCCTCACGAAGGTCTATCAGTCGCGAGGCCGCGACGTCACCGCTCTGGACGGCGTCGACCTGCACGTCCGCGAGGGCGAGGTCTTCGGCGTCATCGGCCGCAGCGGCGCCGGCAAGTCCTCGCTCATCCGCTGCGTCAATCTGCTGGAGCGCCCCACCTCCGGCACCGTGACCGTCGACGGCGTGGACCTCACCGCCCTCGCCGGCCGCGGCAGCCGCGCCGGAAAGGAACTGCGCCAGGCGCGCAGCCGCATCGGCATGGTCTTCCAGCACTTCAACCTGCTGTCCTCGCGCAGCGTCAAGGACAACATCGAGCTGCCGCTGGAGATCCTCGGCGTCACCGGGGCCGAGCGCTCCCGCCGGGCGCTCGAACTCCTCGACCTCGTCGGCCTCGCCGACAAGGCCAAGGCCTACCCCGGACAGCTCTCCGGAGGCCAGAAGCAGCGCGTCGGCATCGCCCGCGCGCTCGCCGGGAACCCGAAGGTGCTGCTCTCGGACGAGGCCACCAGCGCGCTCGACCCCGAGACCACCCGCTCGATCCTCCAGCTGCTGCGCGACCTCAACCAGCAGCTCGGACTGACCGTCCTGCTCATCACGCACGAGATGGACGTCGTCAAGACCGTGTGCGACTCCGCCGCGCTGATGCGGCAGGGCCGGATCAGCGAGTCCGGCACGGTCAGCGAGCTGCTCGCGACGCCCGGCTCCGAGCTCGCCCACGAGCTGTTCCCGGTGACCGGGGACGCCACGGGCCCGGACCGTACCGTCGTCGACGTCACCTTCCACGGCGAGTCCGCCACCCAGCCGGTGATCTCGCAGCTGTCGCGGACGTACAACGTCGACATCTCGATCCTCGGCGCCGCGATGGACACCGTCGGCGGCAAGCAGATCGGCCGGATGCGCATCGAACTGCCCGGCCGGTACGAGGACAACGTCGTACCCGTCGGCTTCCTGCGCGAGCAGGGCCTCCAGGTCGAGATCGTCGAAGCCGACGCGCCGGCCGCCGTGCCCGTGCAGAGCACCGAGGCGCAGGACGCCGTACTGGTGAAGGAGACCGTCAAGTGA
- a CDS encoding HAD family hydrolase, with the protein MRSGTFTIHADALLFDNDGTLVSSLASVRRCWTRWAHEYGITAEDFARVELHGRPAAEIAADLLPADVVPEAVARIEQLEVEDVAGGVVLLPGTAALLGSLPAERWAVVTSATRRLGEARLTEAGIRPKTLIAADDVTRGKPDPEPFLLAARTLGVDPARCVVFEDAPAGLTAGRAAGMTTVALATTHAASELVADIVVTDLSAVSAQATAHGVEITATA; encoded by the coding sequence ATGCGATCCGGAACCTTCACGATCCACGCCGACGCCCTGCTCTTCGACAACGACGGAACCCTCGTGTCGTCCCTCGCGTCGGTACGCCGATGCTGGACCCGCTGGGCCCATGAGTACGGGATCACGGCCGAGGACTTCGCGCGGGTCGAGCTGCACGGCCGGCCCGCCGCCGAGATCGCCGCCGATCTGCTGCCCGCCGACGTCGTACCCGAGGCCGTGGCCCGTATCGAGCAGCTGGAGGTCGAGGACGTCGCCGGAGGCGTCGTCCTGCTTCCCGGCACCGCCGCGCTGCTCGGGTCGCTGCCCGCCGAGCGGTGGGCCGTCGTCACCTCCGCGACCCGGCGGCTCGGCGAGGCGCGGCTGACGGAGGCCGGTATCCGGCCCAAGACGCTGATAGCCGCCGACGACGTCACACGCGGCAAGCCCGACCCGGAGCCGTTCCTGCTGGCCGCGCGCACCCTCGGGGTCGATCCGGCCCGCTGCGTCGTCTTCGAGGACGCGCCCGCCGGTCTGACGGCGGGCCGCGCCGCGGGGATGACGACCGTGGCCTTGGCCACAACGCACGCCGCCTCCGAGCTGGTCGCGGACATCGTCGTCACCGACCTCTCCGCCGTGTCCGCGCAGGCCACGGCCCACGGCGTGGAGATCACCGCGACCGCCTGA
- a CDS encoding GNAT family N-acetyltransferase, translated as MGMSVTISAAAAQDAEQILKLQFLCYQSEAELYGDYSMEPLTQTLDDLRAELGRGHALVARLGDEVIASVRGEVDADGTATIAKLIVHPRMRRHGLGGRLLDAIEAHFAGEPAARRFQLLTGHRSERNLRLYRSHGYAPVASRELGPKLTVITMEKDADAAGVPAARSAGTYVTSA; from the coding sequence ATGGGCATGAGCGTGACCATCTCAGCGGCAGCGGCGCAGGACGCCGAGCAGATCCTCAAACTGCAGTTCCTGTGCTACCAGAGCGAGGCGGAGCTCTACGGCGACTACAGCATGGAACCACTCACCCAGACCCTGGACGACCTGAGGGCCGAACTCGGCCGCGGCCACGCCCTGGTGGCCCGGCTCGGCGACGAGGTGATCGCGTCCGTACGCGGCGAGGTCGACGCCGACGGCACGGCCACCATCGCCAAGCTCATCGTCCACCCCCGGATGCGGCGCCACGGTCTCGGCGGACGGCTGCTCGACGCCATCGAGGCGCACTTCGCGGGCGAGCCCGCCGCCCGGCGCTTCCAGCTCCTCACCGGTCATCGCAGCGAGCGCAATCTGCGGCTCTACCGCAGCCACGGCTACGCGCCCGTGGCCAGCCGCGAGCTGGGCCCGAAGCTGACCGTCATCACGATGGAGAAGGACGCGGACGCGGCCGGCGTGCCCGCCGCCCGGAGCGCGGGGACCTACGTCACCAGCGCGTAG
- a CDS encoding sigma-70 family RNA polymerase sigma factor: MTPREEIPALVRTLRPLVAAEASAEALGEALDSGDLEQSVWVRLLERLDAEGPPADAASWVTGAVRDEARRARRRAMIERPFGDEPATGPTACPERAALVAERRRVLRAAVARTPGRCPRLLTAMLSPGDPTYREIAGELGISQGSLGPMRSRCLGCLRRMLATEVAAPELRGKER, translated from the coding sequence ATGACGCCCCGTGAAGAGATCCCCGCGCTCGTACGGACACTCCGCCCGCTCGTCGCGGCGGAAGCGAGCGCCGAGGCACTCGGCGAGGCCCTGGACTCCGGGGACCTCGAACAGTCCGTCTGGGTACGGCTCCTGGAACGGCTCGACGCCGAAGGCCCGCCCGCCGACGCCGCGAGCTGGGTCACGGGAGCCGTACGCGACGAGGCGCGCCGCGCCCGGCGCCGGGCCATGATCGAGCGCCCGTTCGGCGACGAGCCCGCCACCGGACCCACGGCCTGCCCGGAGCGGGCCGCGCTCGTCGCCGAACGGCGACGGGTGCTGCGGGCCGCGGTGGCCAGGACTCCGGGGCGCTGCCCCCGGCTGTTGACTGCGATGTTGTCGCCAGGCGACCCCACCTACCGCGAAATCGCAGGAGAGTTGGGAATCTCACAAGGCAGTCTGGGGCCGATGCGTTCCCGTTGCCTGGGATGTTTGCGCAGAATGCTCGCGACAGAGGTTGCAGCTCCTGAACTCCGGGGAAAGGAGCGGTAG